The Nitrospirota bacterium genome contains a region encoding:
- the rpsO gene encoding 30S ribosomal protein S15: MALDKVKKQDIINQFKLHNVDTGSPEVQIAILSERINYLTEHFRTHTKDHHSRRGLLRLVGQRRSLLDYLKRTNKERYSKVIERLEIRK, from the coding sequence GTGGCCTTGGATAAAGTCAAAAAGCAGGATATAATAAACCAGTTTAAACTGCATAATGTTGATACAGGTTCTCCTGAGGTGCAGATAGCCATTCTCAGTGAGCGGATAAACTATCTTACCGAACATTTTCGGACTCACACAAAAGACCATCATTCCAGAAGAGGACTTTTAAGGCTTGTGGGCCAGAGGCGCAGTCTCCTCGATTATCTAAAAAGAACCAACAAGGAACGATACTCTAAGGTTATAGAGAGACTTGAAATTAGGAAATAA